A genomic stretch from Methanobacterium sp. includes:
- a CDS encoding energy-coupling factor ABC transporter permease, producing MHLPDGLIPLWQSGIYWILAIITLALYFFKFSKTEEKEKKIVNTAILAAVTVVVSSLSIPSPFGVPMHFFLIPLAVILLGPLTGVTVAFLCFLVQFLFLGMGGITTLGANTVTMGVVLSFSTYIFYKLISSLDEKLGVFSGTFMGIIMATISHVLILLAAGVATVEMLAATLIPFYLFVAVIEGVANVFIISFISKIKPDLLKLDKI from the coding sequence TTGCATTTACCTGATGGACTTATACCTTTATGGCAATCTGGGATTTACTGGATTTTAGCCATTATTACATTGGCATTATATTTTTTTAAGTTTTCTAAGACGGAGGAAAAAGAGAAAAAAATCGTTAATACTGCGATTCTTGCTGCAGTAACAGTTGTTGTGTCTTCTTTGTCTATACCGTCGCCTTTTGGTGTTCCTATGCATTTTTTCTTGATTCCTTTGGCTGTTATTTTGCTTGGCCCTCTAACTGGAGTTACTGTAGCATTTTTATGCTTCTTGGTACAATTCCTATTCCTTGGAATGGGAGGAATAACCACTTTGGGTGCTAATACTGTGACTATGGGGGTTGTGTTGAGTTTTTCAACATATATATTTTATAAACTCATTTCAAGTCTCGATGAAAAACTGGGTGTGTTTTCAGGGACATTCATGGGTATAATTATGGCAACAATATCCCATGTTTTGATACTGCTTGCAGCAGGTGTTGCAACCGTAGAAATGCTGGCAGCGACATTAATTCCGTTTTATTTGTTTGTTGCAGTTATTGAAGGTGTTGCCAACGTATTTATCATATCCTTCATTTCTAAAATTAAGCCTGACTTGTTAAAATTAGATAAAATCTAA